One part of the Prochlorococcus marinus str. MIT 9313 genome encodes these proteins:
- a CDS encoding photosystem I reaction center subunit II PsaD, with translation MTATALTGQYPKYLGSTGGLLNSAETEEKYAITWSSSTAQVFELPTGGAAEMNEGENLMYFARKEQCLALGTQLRTFKPKIEDYKIYRVFPGGDTEFLHPKDGVFPEKVNEGRVTVNLNNRRIGENANPAKLKFSGRNTYDA, from the coding sequence ATGACAGCAACGGCGTTAACAGGTCAGTATCCCAAGTATCTAGGGAGCACCGGGGGCCTTCTAAATTCCGCTGAAACCGAAGAGAAGTACGCCATCACTTGGAGCAGCTCAACAGCTCAGGTATTCGAACTACCCACTGGCGGCGCAGCTGAAATGAATGAGGGCGAGAACCTCATGTATTTCGCTCGCAAAGAACAATGCCTCGCGTTAGGCACTCAACTGCGTACCTTCAAACCCAAGATTGAAGACTACAAAATTTATCGCGTCTTCCCAGGTGGTGACACCGAATTCCTGCATCCAAAAGACGGCGTATTCCCCGAGAAAGTCAATGAAGGGAGAGTCACAGTGAACCTCAACAATCGCCGGATCGGAGAAAACGCCAATCCAGCGAAATTAAAATTCAGCGGGCGCAACACCTACGACGCCTGA
- a CDS encoding anthranilate synthase component I, producing MLSSDRDHFFEMAASGANFIPLARSWPADLETPLTTWLKVGADHPPGVLLESVEGGETLGRWSVVACNPLWTATCRGKHLTRRWREGRTDEAIGNPFEGLRQWLAPYRTATLPGLPPLGQLYGMWGFELIKWVEPTVPVHLRDNNDPPDGIWMLMDSILIIDQVKRLITAVAYADLSVEQTANEAWDKAQARIQDLEKCMAEPLAPIQPLQWQPKSQSPPSTISNYSQQGFEEAVQTAKQHIAAGDVFQLVISQRLETRVPQQPLELYRSLRMVNPSPYMAFFDFGDWQLIGSSPEVMVKAEPVADGIKASLRPIAGTRQRGGNELEDHNLEAELMADPKERAEHVMLVDLGRNDLGRVCRPGSVMVKELMVIEKYSHVMHIVSAVEGVLAKGKDVWDLLMASFPAGTVSGAPKIRAMQLIHELEPDSRGPYSGVYGSIDLNGALNTAITIRTMIVRPHPEGGWQVKVQAGAGVVADSIPTKEYEETLNKARGMLTALACLESHKS from the coding sequence ATGCTCAGCTCTGATCGTGACCATTTCTTTGAGATGGCTGCTAGTGGTGCCAATTTCATTCCTTTGGCCCGCAGTTGGCCAGCGGATCTGGAGACTCCTCTAACAACTTGGTTAAAAGTTGGGGCAGATCATCCCCCTGGGGTCTTACTCGAATCGGTCGAAGGGGGTGAAACTCTTGGGCGCTGGAGTGTGGTGGCCTGCAATCCACTTTGGACAGCCACCTGCCGAGGGAAACACCTCACACGTCGTTGGCGAGAAGGACGAACCGATGAAGCCATCGGCAACCCTTTTGAAGGCCTCAGGCAATGGCTTGCTCCTTATCGCACCGCAACCCTGCCAGGCCTACCCCCCCTTGGCCAGCTCTATGGAATGTGGGGTTTTGAACTGATCAAGTGGGTTGAACCCACAGTGCCCGTTCACTTAAGGGACAACAACGATCCGCCTGATGGCATCTGGATGCTGATGGACAGCATCTTGATCATTGATCAAGTTAAACGCCTCATCACTGCCGTGGCATACGCAGACCTGAGTGTCGAGCAAACGGCTAACGAAGCTTGGGACAAGGCACAAGCACGCATTCAAGACCTAGAAAAGTGCATGGCGGAACCACTTGCGCCGATTCAGCCACTGCAATGGCAACCAAAAAGTCAATCTCCACCTTCCACCATCAGTAACTACAGCCAACAAGGCTTTGAGGAGGCAGTTCAAACCGCCAAGCAACACATCGCCGCAGGTGATGTGTTCCAGCTTGTAATCAGTCAACGGCTGGAGACCAGAGTTCCTCAACAGCCACTTGAGCTCTACAGAAGTCTGCGGATGGTGAATCCTTCTCCATATATGGCTTTCTTTGACTTCGGCGACTGGCAGCTGATTGGCTCAAGCCCGGAGGTCATGGTCAAGGCGGAGCCTGTCGCCGATGGCATTAAGGCCAGCCTTCGGCCTATTGCCGGCACGCGTCAGCGTGGCGGCAACGAACTTGAGGACCACAATCTTGAAGCAGAGTTGATGGCAGATCCCAAGGAACGTGCCGAGCATGTGATGTTGGTTGATCTTGGCCGCAATGACCTTGGACGCGTTTGCAGGCCGGGCAGTGTGATGGTGAAAGAGCTGATGGTGATCGAGAAATATTCCCACGTCATGCACATCGTCAGTGCAGTGGAAGGTGTGCTTGCCAAAGGCAAGGATGTTTGGGATCTACTCATGGCCTCATTCCCAGCAGGCACGGTCAGTGGCGCCCCAAAAATCAGAGCCATGCAGCTCATTCATGAGCTCGAACCCGACTCAAGAGGACCTTATTCAGGTGTGTATGGGTCCATCGATCTCAACGGTGCTCTGAATACAGCTATAACCATTCGCACAATGATTGTGCGGCCCCATCCTGAAGGCGGCTGGCAAGTCAAGGTTCAAGCAGGCGCTGGTGTGGTGGCCGATTCCATCCCCACCAAGGAATACGAAGAGACCCTCAACAAGGCAAGGGGAATGCTCACAGCCCTGGCCTGCCTCGAGTCCCACAAGTCATGA
- the speD gene encoding adenosylmethionine decarboxylase, with product MERTLSCLHPNPGWEDTNCQDNTSSINHSATDMVGKHCILELYDCDHAKLNDEAFLRTTITTAAKRAGATLLNLITHRFEPQGVTGLALLAESHLSIHTWPENGYAAVDVFTCGDQTMPEQACELLRQELGAKNHALKSFQRETPAALATAVRHPKA from the coding sequence ATGGAGAGAACCCTGTCTTGCTTGCATCCCAATCCAGGATGGGAAGACACCAATTGCCAAGACAACACAAGCTCCATCAATCACAGCGCCACCGACATGGTGGGCAAGCACTGCATCCTCGAGCTTTATGACTGCGATCACGCCAAGCTCAATGACGAAGCCTTTCTGAGAACCACGATCACAACAGCAGCCAAGCGTGCTGGTGCCACTCTTCTCAATCTGATCACCCACCGATTTGAACCTCAGGGGGTCACAGGGCTTGCCCTTCTAGCTGAATCGCATCTCTCCATCCACACATGGCCTGAGAATGGTTATGCCGCGGTGGATGTCTTCACTTGCGGCGATCAAACGATGCCGGAACAAGCTTGTGAGCTCTTACGCCAGGAACTTGGCGCCAAAAACCATGCATTAAAGAGCTTCCAACGGGAAACACCAGCAGCTCTAGCGACCGCAGTACGCCATCCAAAGGCTTAA
- the gshA gene encoding glutamate--cysteine ligase encodes MSTRLLLKGFEVELFTGRFSGEHVGVATAVASDLADFVTEPDHRNLEYITEPNQHYGPLREALLAPRRRLRQWLVPRQLTLIPGSTLSLGDSHHFERSDPLNPYHDLIEANYGTRVVTTSVHINLGLEDLPLLFAALRLVRCEAALFLALSASSPFLDGQPTGSHSQRWLQFPLTPERVPLFQNHPDYVAWVEAQLATGTMQNERHLWTSVRPNGPRRPYQLNRLELRICDLITDPDVLLAVTALIELRVLSLLQNPSQLDPLKVSRLTTDELADLCDANDSAVAQMSLDATLHHWRDGSPILCRSWIETMLEGIIPISKDLGLEKQLAPLHTVLNKGNQAMQWLQSYADGKSVEAVIQDSIAEMNAEELNASKAEAILG; translated from the coding sequence ATGAGTACCCGGCTGCTACTTAAGGGGTTCGAAGTGGAGCTGTTCACAGGACGCTTCAGCGGTGAGCACGTCGGCGTAGCTACTGCCGTAGCAAGCGATCTTGCTGATTTCGTCACAGAACCAGACCACCGAAATCTGGAATACATCACTGAGCCAAATCAACACTACGGCCCATTGAGGGAAGCCCTGCTGGCTCCTAGGCGAAGACTACGCCAATGGTTGGTTCCACGGCAGCTCACATTGATTCCTGGTAGCACCCTCAGCCTGGGCGACAGTCATCACTTTGAACGATCTGATCCGCTCAACCCCTATCACGATTTGATTGAGGCCAACTACGGCACCAGGGTGGTCACCACCAGTGTTCACATCAACCTAGGGCTTGAAGATCTACCGCTGCTGTTTGCTGCGCTGCGCTTGGTGCGTTGTGAAGCAGCCCTCTTTCTTGCCCTGAGTGCAAGCTCCCCCTTCCTAGATGGCCAGCCCACGGGAAGCCACTCTCAGCGATGGCTGCAATTTCCACTCACTCCAGAGCGGGTACCACTCTTCCAAAACCATCCTGACTATGTCGCTTGGGTTGAAGCACAACTAGCCACTGGCACGATGCAAAATGAGCGTCATCTATGGACCTCAGTACGGCCAAACGGACCTCGCCGCCCATATCAACTCAACCGTCTAGAGCTGCGCATCTGCGACTTAATCACCGATCCCGATGTTCTGCTTGCAGTGACTGCCCTAATCGAACTGCGCGTGCTCAGCCTTCTTCAGAACCCAAGCCAACTGGATCCACTCAAAGTGAGTCGACTAACCACCGATGAACTTGCTGATCTTTGTGATGCAAATGATTCTGCTGTCGCTCAAATGAGCCTGGACGCAACCCTGCACCACTGGCGAGATGGGAGCCCCATCCTGTGCCGCTCCTGGATCGAGACAATGCTCGAGGGAATCATTCCGATCAGTAAAGATCTAGGTCTGGAGAAACAACTTGCACCGCTGCATACAGTCCTAAATAAGGGCAATCAAGCCATGCAATGGCTACAGAGCTATGCCGATGGCAAGTCTGTGGAGGCTGTCATTCAAGACAGCATTGCCGAAATGAACGCCGAAGAGCTCAACGCAAGCAAAGCCGAGGCCATTTTGGGATGA
- the recF gene encoding DNA replication/repair protein RecF (All proteins in this family for which functions are known are DNA-binding proteins that assist the filamentation of RecA onto DNA for the initiation of recombination or recombinational repair.) yields MQGYRNYSRLQLELTENRLLVIGPNGIGKSNLLEAIELLGSLRSHRASSDQDLIHWEEQRALLRAIADDTEKLELELRRQGGRQARRNGKTLTRQLDLIGPLRCVGFSALDLNLVRGEPALRRQWLDRVVQQLEPIYSDLISRFNKLLRQRSQLWRQWRHIPIQERDSLLDAFDVQMALVSTRIHRRRSRALARLEPLAARWQETLSKHKERLRLDYQPGSQLEGEEAEEPWRLAIETQLLGQRSEEERLGSCRIGPHRDEVRLLLNDSEARRFGSAGQQRTVVLALKLAELELVGELCGEPPLLLLDDVLAELDPGRQLLLLEAVGEKHQCLVSATHLEGFQDEWQQQSQIIEAGSLNRSEEVR; encoded by the coding sequence CTGCAGGGGTATCGCAATTACAGCAGGCTTCAGCTGGAGTTGACGGAAAATCGGCTGCTGGTCATTGGCCCCAACGGCATCGGCAAATCCAACCTTCTCGAAGCCATAGAGCTACTCGGCAGCCTGCGCTCGCATCGCGCCAGCAGCGATCAAGACTTGATCCACTGGGAAGAACAGCGGGCCCTACTTCGCGCCATCGCTGATGACACTGAGAAGCTCGAACTGGAATTGCGGCGGCAAGGAGGTCGACAAGCCCGCCGCAACGGCAAAACGCTCACCCGCCAATTGGATCTAATAGGTCCACTGCGTTGCGTGGGGTTTAGCGCTCTCGATCTCAATCTCGTTCGAGGCGAGCCTGCCCTGCGGCGCCAATGGCTTGATCGCGTCGTACAACAACTTGAACCGATCTATTCAGATCTGATCAGTCGCTTCAACAAGCTGCTGCGTCAGCGAAGCCAGCTGTGGCGTCAGTGGCGCCACATCCCGATTCAGGAGCGTGATTCCCTCTTGGATGCCTTCGATGTACAGATGGCTTTAGTCAGCACACGCATTCATCGACGTCGCAGTCGAGCTCTCGCCCGCCTTGAACCACTTGCAGCCCGATGGCAGGAAACCCTAAGCAAACACAAGGAACGGTTGCGACTCGACTATCAGCCAGGCAGCCAACTCGAAGGTGAGGAAGCGGAAGAACCTTGGAGGTTGGCGATCGAAACGCAACTCCTCGGCCAGCGCAGTGAGGAGGAACGGTTAGGAAGTTGCCGGATCGGTCCTCACCGCGACGAGGTGAGATTGCTACTCAACGATTCAGAAGCGCGCCGCTTTGGCTCAGCAGGACAACAACGAACCGTGGTGCTGGCGCTCAAGCTTGCCGAACTAGAACTCGTAGGCGAACTCTGCGGTGAACCCCCTCTGCTGTTATTGGATGACGTGCTTGCGGAACTGGATCCCGGCAGACAGTTGCTGCTGCTCGAGGCTGTAGGAGAGAAACATCAGTGCCTCGTTAGCGCGACCCATTTGGAAGGCTTCCAGGATGAATGGCAACAACAATCACAGATCATCGAAGCAGGATCTTTAAATCGATCGGAAGAGGTCCGCTAA
- the ppc gene encoding phosphoenolpyruvate carboxylase, with protein MIMAKPESTSASMQQSSAQKTDCEQPRAIGEGQQAGRLLQNRLELVEDLWQTVLRSECPPDQAERLLRLKQLSEPLALEGADENSASRAIVLLIQEMDLAEAITAARAFSLYFQLVNILEQRIEEDSYLASMSSGKENNRQDKPYDPFAPPLATQTDPATFRELFERLRRLNVPPAQLETLLQEMDIRLVFTAHPTEIVRHTVRHKQRKVASLLQQFQSDPTKSTSEKESLRLQLEEEIRLWWRTDELHQFKPSVLDEVDYALHYFQQVLFDAMPQLRRRLITAMAESYPDVHIPQAAFCTFGSWVGSDRDGNPSVTPEITWRTACYQRQLMLERYVNAVQKLRDQLSISMQWSQVSTPLLESLEMDRLRFPEVYEERAARYRLEPYRLKLSYTLERLKLTQHRNQQLAEAGWQTPPEGLNPSPNLINAGEALHYKSVAEFRSDLELIRNSLVSTDLSCEPLDTLLNQVHIFAFSLASLDIRQESNRHSDALDELTRYLNLPKAYGDMAENERVQWLMEELQTRRPLIPSAVIWSPSTAETVAVFRMLHRLQEEFGSRICRTYVISMSHTVSDLLEVLLLAKEAGLVDPAAGHAELLVVPLFETVEDLQRAPAVMEALLSSPVYRNLLPRVSEQVQPLQELMLGYSDSNKDSGFLSSNWEIHQAQIALQDLANRQGVALRLFHGRGGSVGRGGGPAYQAILAQPSGTVRGRIKITEQGEVLASKYSLPELALYNLETFTTAVLQNSLVTNQLDATPSWNQLMTRLAGRSREHYRALVHNNPDLVAFFQQVTPIEEISKLQISSRPARRKSGAKDLSSLRAIPWVFGWTQSRFLLPSWFGVGTALAAEVESDADQLDLLRRLHQRWPFFRMLISKVEMTLSKVDLDLAHHYMTSLGREDYREAFNRIFEIIETEYSLTRRLVLNITGQPRLLAADPALQLSVDLRNRTIVPLGFLQVALLRKLRDQNRQPPMNDAGDGRTYSRSELLRGALLTINGIAAGMRNTG; from the coding sequence ATGATCATGGCCAAACCTGAGTCCACTAGCGCATCGATGCAGCAGTCTTCCGCCCAAAAAACTGATTGCGAACAACCCAGAGCAATCGGAGAAGGGCAGCAGGCAGGACGCTTACTGCAGAACCGCCTTGAACTGGTGGAAGACCTTTGGCAAACGGTACTACGCAGCGAATGTCCACCGGATCAGGCAGAACGACTACTTCGACTGAAGCAACTCAGTGAACCTTTGGCCCTTGAAGGTGCAGATGAGAACAGTGCCAGCAGAGCAATCGTGCTGTTGATCCAAGAGATGGACCTGGCAGAAGCGATCACCGCAGCACGCGCCTTCTCCCTCTATTTCCAACTGGTGAATATCCTCGAACAACGGATCGAGGAAGACAGCTACCTCGCAAGTATGTCCTCTGGCAAAGAAAACAACCGCCAAGACAAACCCTATGACCCCTTTGCTCCACCGCTCGCCACGCAGACAGACCCAGCCACATTCAGGGAGCTGTTCGAACGACTTCGCCGTCTCAACGTGCCACCAGCTCAGCTGGAGACCCTTCTACAGGAGATGGATATCCGCCTAGTTTTCACTGCTCATCCCACTGAAATCGTCCGTCATACCGTTCGCCATAAGCAACGCAAGGTTGCAAGCCTGTTGCAGCAGTTTCAATCAGATCCAACAAAATCGACATCTGAGAAAGAAAGCCTGAGACTGCAGCTTGAGGAGGAGATCAGGCTCTGGTGGCGGACCGATGAGCTTCATCAGTTCAAGCCCTCCGTTCTGGATGAGGTGGATTACGCCCTCCACTATTTCCAACAGGTGCTTTTTGATGCCATGCCCCAGCTACGGCGTCGCCTGATCACTGCAATGGCCGAGAGCTATCCGGACGTACACATTCCACAAGCTGCCTTCTGCACGTTTGGATCTTGGGTTGGATCAGACCGAGACGGCAATCCTTCCGTTACGCCAGAAATCACCTGGCGCACCGCCTGTTATCAACGTCAGCTGATGCTGGAGCGCTATGTCAATGCCGTTCAAAAACTCCGTGATCAACTCAGCATCTCCATGCAATGGAGCCAGGTAAGTACTCCACTGTTGGAGTCACTGGAAATGGACCGGCTTCGATTCCCCGAGGTTTACGAGGAACGCGCAGCCCGCTATCGACTCGAGCCTTATCGCCTCAAACTCAGCTACACCCTGGAGAGGTTGAAACTCACTCAACATCGCAACCAGCAATTGGCCGAAGCAGGCTGGCAAACCCCACCAGAAGGCCTAAACCCCAGCCCCAATCTAATTAATGCGGGAGAAGCCCTTCACTACAAATCAGTAGCAGAATTCCGCAGCGACCTAGAACTGATCCGCAACAGCCTGGTCAGCACAGATCTGAGCTGTGAGCCTCTGGATACCCTCTTAAATCAGGTCCACATCTTCGCTTTCTCACTAGCCAGCCTTGACATCCGCCAGGAGAGCAATCGCCATAGCGATGCTCTCGACGAATTAACCCGCTACCTAAACCTCCCTAAGGCCTATGGCGACATGGCCGAAAATGAGCGAGTGCAATGGTTAATGGAGGAACTACAGACTCGCCGCCCCCTGATCCCCTCTGCCGTTATCTGGTCGCCCAGTACAGCCGAAACGGTGGCCGTGTTTCGCATGCTGCACCGACTGCAGGAGGAATTCGGCAGCCGAATCTGCCGCACATATGTGATCTCAATGAGTCACACAGTTTCCGATCTACTCGAGGTGCTGCTGCTAGCCAAAGAAGCCGGCCTCGTGGATCCGGCTGCTGGCCATGCCGAACTGCTTGTGGTGCCCCTCTTCGAAACCGTAGAGGATCTCCAGCGGGCTCCAGCAGTAATGGAGGCACTTTTGAGTTCACCTGTCTACCGCAATTTGCTCCCTCGTGTCAGCGAACAGGTCCAACCTCTGCAGGAGCTGATGCTTGGCTATTCGGACAGCAACAAAGACTCCGGATTTCTATCCAGCAATTGGGAGATCCATCAAGCCCAAATTGCCCTGCAAGATCTAGCTAACCGCCAGGGTGTGGCTCTGCGCCTTTTCCATGGACGCGGTGGATCTGTTGGCAGAGGAGGTGGCCCTGCCTACCAAGCAATCCTTGCCCAACCAAGCGGAACCGTGCGCGGCCGAATCAAGATCACTGAGCAGGGAGAAGTACTGGCATCGAAATACAGCCTGCCCGAGCTAGCCCTTTACAACCTAGAAACATTCACAACGGCTGTCCTGCAAAACAGTCTGGTAACCAACCAGCTAGATGCCACCCCAAGTTGGAATCAACTGATGACCAGACTGGCTGGCCGTTCACGTGAGCACTATCGGGCCCTCGTCCACAACAACCCTGATCTGGTGGCCTTCTTCCAACAGGTCACGCCGATCGAAGAAATCAGCAAATTGCAAATCTCCAGCCGTCCTGCTCGACGCAAAAGCGGCGCCAAGGACCTCTCTAGCCTGAGAGCGATCCCCTGGGTATTTGGCTGGACGCAAAGTCGATTCCTGCTACCGAGCTGGTTTGGCGTTGGAACAGCCTTAGCCGCTGAAGTCGAATCAGACGCTGACCAGCTTGACCTTCTACGCAGACTGCACCAACGCTGGCCATTCTTCCGAATGCTGATCTCCAAGGTGGAGATGACCCTTTCAAAAGTAGACCTAGACCTGGCCCATCACTACATGACTAGCCTTGGCCGCGAAGATTACCGTGAAGCCTTTAACCGTATCTTCGAGATCATCGAAACGGAGTACAGCCTCACCCGCCGGTTGGTCTTAAACATCACAGGACAACCCAGGTTGCTCGCGGCCGATCCCGCCCTACAGCTATCAGTAGATCTTCGCAATCGCACGATCGTGCCCCTTGGGTTTCTGCAAGTGGCCCTGCTTCGCAAGCTGCGTGATCAGAACCGGCAGCCACCCATGAACGATGCTGGCGATGGTCGCACTTACAGCCGCAGCGAACTGCTAAGAGGCGCACTGCTCACCATTAACGGCATTGCTGCAGGCATGCGCAACACCGGTTGA